The stretch of DNA CAGGAACACAAGGCATTGGCCGATTTGCTGGACGCAATGCGCAAGGCCAATCTAGGCCGCGCCATTGCCGATGGCGACAAACAAGCCATCCGCGAATTTACCGAAAACTATCAGGCAAAAAATAAATAGGCGCCAATCCAAACCCCCTCGCGGTCACGCCAGCGCATCACGTGCCGCGGCGGGTTATTCGTCTTGGAAGACCTTGGTGTTCGGCAGTGCTTCGCGCAGCAGTTTGCGGCCTTCATAGGTGACCGATGTGCCGCCGAGATAGACTTTTTCTAGGCCGGTCATTTTGGCCAGATGCTGCATCCCCGCGTCGGTCACTTGGGTGTGGGAGAGGTCCAGCTCCTCTAACGTGGTCAGGCCGCTGAGAGACTCCAACCCCTTGTCGCCAATCTGTGTCCCCCTCAGCGTCATTTGCCGGATGCGGGGGAGCTCGGACAGGTTCTTCATCCCGGCGTCGGTGATTGATGTTCCGGCCAGAATCAGCATTCGCAGATGCTTGACGTGTTTGATCGGTTCCAGACCGGCATCGTCGACGCCCATGTGCGTGAAGTCGACTTTGGCAGCTCCCCCCTTCTGCACCGAAATGAGAGCCCCGGTTTCTTGCTGGATCACCGCCAAGGCTATCTTTTCTTGCTCGGTCGGCCCGTTTTCACATCCGGCCAAACCGGCTACGCTGCTAAGTGCCACCAACGCCGCCAGAACATGGTGATTCATTTCCCACCTCGCGATCGACGTCCCTGTATGTTTCAGACTCAATCTCTGCGCAGAGATTTGACGTGGCCGGCGGAGGTTTGGAAGAACTTGCGGCGTCGCTGCTCCACTTCGGGCGTCTGATTTCTCGATTCTTCCAGGTCCCGCAGGTTCGCCGCGCAATAGCGACAACCAACCGTCCGAATATGGAAATCGATATAATCCTGTTCTTCCTGGTCCAATGCTTCCAGCAAGAAACTCCCCAATTGCCGCCGCGAGGGACAACTGAGGCGATGTCGCCGCCAAATGTCGCCGACGGAGTGAAATCCGTCATCCCGTCGCCGCAAGAGCATTGCCGCCCGTTGTCGCAGCGATTCCGAACTCCGCAGCGCCGATTCCACAATCGACATCCGCTCGACGGGCAGGGATTCCTCGAGATACCCGAGAAGATCTTCATCGGCCAAGTCAGTGGAGGGCATGGATTTACGTAACCCCGTTTCTGAGAAATCTTGATAAAATTTGCATCGTCGCTCCTTCAGGATAATCACTCACCGGCGTGCTTGCCAGTGCGTTCCAGGCTAGTTAGGATATGGAGCCGCTAGGCAGGTGTCGCAGGGGCATGCATCCTGGCACAGCATGTCGGTGCAGAAGCATCCCGGAGCAGACGTCTCTGGGTGCAATCGGGTGACATCGGCTGCAGACTGAGACACGGCCTGCTGCGTGCGCCCGGCTGCGTTCGCCAACATTCGTGTCTGTTCAGACGAATCAAATCGCACAAAATAGTATTCACTTTCAGTTTTGAGGAATAAGGTGTGTCTGCTGAATTAAAAAGTATGTCGGTCGACGAATTAAAGGTCCAAGGCCGGACAATCCGCGAGCTCATTATACGGATGACCACTGCCGCCGGCAGCGGACACCCATCCAGTAGCCTCTCCGCTGTAGAAGTGGTAACGGCACTTTTCTTCGGGGGGATCATGAAATATGACCCCAAAAAACCACATTGGGCAGGTCGCGACCGCTTTATCCTCAGTAAAGGGCACGCGGTTCCCGTGCTTTATGCGGCCATGGCCGAAGCGGGCTATTTTACGCCCGAAGAAACCATGACGCTCCGCAAACTGGGCAGTAAGTTTGAAGGGCACCCCAACATGAAGCGGATGGACGGCATCGAAGCCAGTACCGGTTCGCTCGGACAGGGGCTTTCTATCGGCATCGGACACGCGTTGGCCGGAAAAATGGACTCCGCCGATTACAAAGTGTTTGTCATGCTGGGCGATGGCGAATTGGGCGAAGGCCAAGTTTGGGAAGCAGCTGCCACAGCTCACAAATACAAACTGGGCAATCTGACCGCCATCGTCGATCAAAACGGCTATCAACAAACCGGTGCCACGAAGGATGTGCTCAACATGTCCTCAGTCGCCGACAAATTCGCCGCATTTGGCTGGCATACACAGGAAATTGAGGGGAACGACCAAGAAGCCGCCCTCAAGGCACTCCAAGCCGCCCAAGCCGTGACTGACCAGCCGACCATGATTGTTTCCCGGACCCAAAAAGGATTCGGCATTTTGCCGTTGTTAGAGCAACAGGGAGACGTCAATTACCACGGCAAGCCGTTGTCGCCGGAATTGGCCGAAAAAGCGATCGCGTTGTTGGAACAATCGTAGCGGCGACTGACGAATTTCCGATTCACACAACAAATATCCCATAGATTTTTCAAAAGAGCAGTTTCATGTATTTTGGCGAGGCCAGCGGATACAAGTTGGGGCAAGCACCCCGTGACGCCTTCGGTGACGCACTCGTGGCGTTGGGCGCTGAGAATAAAGACGTGGTCACAGTCGACGGTGACGTGGGGAACTCCACGCGGACCGAACCGTTTGCTCTGGCCCATCCAGACCGAGCATTTAATGTCGGGATTGCCGAAAGCAATATGGTCAGTGTGGCGGGAGGCTTAGCCGCCTGCGGTAAAATTCCGGTCGTGGCCAGCTTTGCCTGTTTTCTGCTGAGCAACGCCCACGATCAAATGCGGATGTCGGTTGCGTTTCCCGGCCTGAACGTCAAGTTCGTCGGCACGCACGCGGGGATTTCCATCGGCGAAGATGGCCCGTCCCAAATGGGCATTGAGGACGTCGCTTTGGCCTGTACATTGGCGGGAGTCAAAGTGATTGTGCCGGCCGACGGCCCTTCCAGCAAAGCCGCCACCGCCGCCACATTGGCCGACAACGGTCCCACCTATTTGCGATTGGGACGCGGAAAAGTCGCGGAAGTTTATCCCGATGGCTGCGATTTCACGATCGGCAAAGCCAATCAGCTCCGGGACGGCAAAGACGTGACGATCATCGCCAATGGCCTGATGGTCGGTGCTGCTTTGGATGCCGCCCAGGAATTGGAAGCGGCCGGCATCTCCGCCCGCGTGCTAGATATGCATACCGTTAAACCGATCGACGAAGAAGCGATTGCCAAAGCTGCCCGCGAAACGGGCCGCATCGTGGTCGCCGAAGAACATCTGTCACACGGAGGCCTGGGATCAGCTGTGGCGATGGCTGCCTCAACCTCACATCCCGTGCCGATCGCCTACGTCAACGTGGGTGACCGTTACGCAGAAAGCGGCGACCCCATGGGACTGTTGCAGAAATACGGTCTGACTCCGCAGGCCATTGTTGAAGCAGCCAAATCTCTAAAATAGGTGCACCCGGCATAGTCCCAAGCGAAAATCGCTGAGACTGCCACAAGTCGGATGCAAACGATTGAAATGGGTTGTGAAGATTTGCGGTGACCACTAAAGTCACCGCAAACTGTTGTATCACCGATTGGATTCCGCCCGTTTCTGGCGTACGGAAACACGTGTGGGTCCCGCGCCCGATGGTTGGGAAAATCGCATTGATCGAATACCGGCCTTTTCGGAATTCCGATCCGCCTCGGCTCGTCAAGCTGTGGAATGCGTGCGAGATGGGTCGCGGAGCAGTCCACGGCATCACCTGCGACATTCTGGACGCCCTGGTCTTCGCTGAGCCGTACTGGGACAGCCAGGGGCTTATTGTGGCGATTGCCGAGGGCGAGGTCGTGGGATTCGTCCACGCCGGATTTGGCCCCAACGAATCCGAATCCGCACTCGACTTCACCACCGGCGTCATCAGCATGGTGATGGTCCATCCTAAATATTACCGGCAGGGAATTGGCCGGGAACTGGTCCGCCGGGCGGAGGAGTATCTGCGGACCAAGGGAGCGGAGCGTTTTCAAGCAGGCGAATCCCC from Symmachiella dynata encodes:
- a CDS encoding transketolase, which codes for MSAELKSMSVDELKVQGRTIRELIIRMTTAAGSGHPSSSLSAVEVVTALFFGGIMKYDPKKPHWAGRDRFILSKGHAVPVLYAAMAEAGYFTPEETMTLRKLGSKFEGHPNMKRMDGIEASTGSLGQGLSIGIGHALAGKMDSADYKVFVMLGDGELGEGQVWEAAATAHKYKLGNLTAIVDQNGYQQTGATKDVLNMSSVADKFAAFGWHTQEIEGNDQEAALKALQAAQAVTDQPTMIVSRTQKGFGILPLLEQQGDVNYHGKPLSPELAEKAIALLEQS
- a CDS encoding transketolase family protein, with translation MYFGEASGYKLGQAPRDAFGDALVALGAENKDVVTVDGDVGNSTRTEPFALAHPDRAFNVGIAESNMVSVAGGLAACGKIPVVASFACFLLSNAHDQMRMSVAFPGLNVKFVGTHAGISIGEDGPSQMGIEDVALACTLAGVKVIVPADGPSSKAATAATLADNGPTYLRLGRGKVAEVYPDGCDFTIGKANQLRDGKDVTIIANGLMVGAALDAAQELEAAGISARVLDMHTVKPIDEEAIAKAARETGRIVVAEEHLSHGGLGSAVAMAASTSHPVPIAYVNVGDRYAESGDPMGLLQKYGLTPQAIVEAAKSLK